CGGCGAAAGGCACTATCGTTGCATCATTCTTCTGATGCCAATCGTATAATCGGGTTCTTTTTAAATCCATTTCTTATCCCCTTTCACAATTAGTATAGGTCATGAACCAATAAATGAAAAATTCTATATATAATGCACAAAAGCACCTTGAAATCCGGTCATCTCCTTAACAAAAGAAAAGGACAGGGCACAAAAAAGCTAAGCGCTTTTGTGCCCTGTCCTTTTATCTGAAAGATTCCCCCTGAGGGTTGCTTCTTCGATGGGAATCTCAGAGGATTCCTCTCTCCAGGGATGTGTAGGATTTACTGTTCCTGACCTGAGAGATTCAACAGGGATTCAAGCCGATCCCCATCTTGCTCCTTCGGTAGCCGAAGCTTCTTCAATAAATCTTAAACCACAGTATATTCAATTTTTCATATTAAAAGCTAAGCCATAAAATTACCGATGTCAAGCATTTCCGCATCGGCCAGCCGACTCTTTACGGACGGGCTTCTATTGGATATAGTTTCATGAGGGAGAATTGGAATGGCAATGACAAAAAAAGAGAAAATATTTGCAGGCATAGCCGGATTTCTGGGCTTTTGCGGACTGATGGTTGCAGTTATAGCCATTAGTTTTTTCATGTCTATGTAATTTAGATGAGTTGTATTTGAATATGGAAACATGCTTCGCTACACCGGAAAGAACCAGAGACCGGGAACTGGCAGAGGAAATCAAAGCGCTCAGCGGCTCTGCGCTGATGCAGGTCTTCATTAAGAGTATTAATTGCCTTTTTGCCGTACTCGATGGAAACCGTCAGATAATTGCGCTCAATGATCATTATCTCAGTTACCTGAACAGGATTCCAGCCGAATCCATACTCGGCTTGAGGATCGGAGAGTCGCTGAAGTGCATACATTCCACGGAAATGGAAGGCGGATGCGGAACGTCGCGTCACTGCCGGTCCTGCGGAGCCGCCCTGGCCATAACGACTGCCATAGCCAGCGATGAGCCTATTGAAAGAGAATGCGCTCTCGAGCTTGAGGAAAACGGAGAAAGGAAGGATCTGTTTTTTCATGTGAAGTGTGAGCCCTTTTATCTGGAAAACAGAAAATTCTATTTGCTCTTCCTCAATGACATAACCAAAGATCAGCAGAGGAAAATGCTAGAAAAGACATTCTTCCACGATTTCAACAACATTCTGGGAGGCTTGTCCACAAGCGCCTATATGCTTTCGAAAGGCATCAGATCCGATCAGGTCATCGACTCCATCTACAGCACGACCAATGTGCTGGTGAAAGAAGTTGAAATCCAGCGCTGCCTTATGGGAAACAATCTCGATTATTACAAAAAAACTCTATATCCCCTCTTTCTGACCGATACTTTTGAAAAATTGAATAATATTTTCAGGGAAAAAGCAGAAAGCCAGGGGACAACCATTGTCTACAGCGCGGCTCCATCAGTCGGAAATATCAAAAGCGACGAAGCGCTCCTGATCCGCATTATCTCCAATATGATAAACAATGCTCTCGAAGCTACCGGGGAAGGTGATACGATCTCCCTTAAGGCCCATCGCGATGAAGACATAGTAAAAATTACCGTACGGAACCCCGGTTTTATACCCGAGGACGTTCAATTGCGGATATTCCAGAGAAATTTCAGCACGAAAAGCCGGACAGGCAGAGGTCTCGGAACCTATTCGATGAAGCTTTTCGGGGAAAAAGTTCTCGGAGGCAGGATCGGTTTCACTTCGACGGAGAGAGAAGGAACGGAATTCTATTTAAGTTTACCGTCGTGAAATATCTCAAACTGAAGGACAGCCTGTTCCTCAAGCATGGTGAAACCGCCTAATACGCGGCACCCCGCCTCTTTCGCCCGGGCCATCATTCTGGTCACTTCGGGCTTGTAGATAATATCGTAAACAACTTCTGTTCCGTCAAAACTGTAAAAGGCAACGGGATCAACATCTTCAAGAGGTGGCATTCCCGCGCTGCTGGTCTGTACGATGATAGAGCTGTACTCTCTGAGGGCTGCAGCATATTCAGGTCCTAATCCGTAAGCGACGCAGCCGAATTGATCGGCCAGATCCTCTGCGCGGCTTAATGTTCTGTTGAAAACAGCAACTTGCGCCCCTTTATCCTGAAGTGCAAAAACGGCAGCCCTTGCGGCTCCTCCCGCCCCGATAACGGCGGCTTTCCGTCCTTTCAAATCAGCAATACCCAGAGTGTCCAGCAGAGGCTTGATCAAACCGTAGGCATCCGTATTGGTTGCCGACCATTGCCCGGAACCATCGCGGTAGATTGTATTGGAGGCTCCGATAGCATCGACAGCTTTATCTGTTGTATCAACAAGGGGGATGATGTCGCTTTTAAAAGGAACAGTTACGGAGGAGCCGTTTATCTCCAGAAGCTCAGCCGTTTTCATAAACCATTGGGGAGAATCGGTGAGGAATGGGACATAGACGGCATCCAGCCCCTCTTTCTCATACCAGCCATTGTGAAGATGAGGCGAGCGCGATTGGCTGACGGGGTTACCGATAATGCTGTTGATTACTGTTTTTCCGCTGATTTTTCTGAAGCGGTAGATGCTGTTCAGATCCAGAGCCGTACAATGCCCGGGAGCGCCGCTGGGAGCTTCGCTGTCGGAACAGAAGGTCAGAAAAGAACCGATCTTTTCTGCCAGAATGCGGGTGGGAAATCCGAAATTTCCCATTCCGAGTAGTATAAAGGGCGATTTTCTTTCTTTTTTCAACTGTTGCGCCGCCTCGATGAGACGAAACAGGTCCTCACTGCTCCGGGGATAGACGGCCCCCTTGGCCATGACTCCATCAAAGCGGTTCATAGTTTCCACAAGGTCTTCCGGAACTCCGTCAAAATCGTGAAATGACCGGATTATTTCCGTATTCATGGCCGCGGCTTTACCGGACAGCGGGCCCGGTTCCACATCCATCTCAATATCGATAAATGCAAAGCCTCCGTCCAGCCACAGCTCCAGCAGGGCCATCCTCTCCTCTTCGGCGCCGGTCCAGTTACCGCCGTCGCAGTTCTTCCGGCATGTCAGCACGACAGGAACGCCTGACTGACCGGGAAAAGAAGGGACGAGAGAATACTGGCTTTCCTCCAGCAGATCGGTCCTCAGCTCCACCATATCCACAAGAGACAGGTTCCTTTCCAGAATCCGCCGGTTTTCTTCCATAGTAGGGGCTGTAAGCACCAAACAGATTTTTGCCATTGTCACACCCTTAGAAATCAGATCGGTATATATAGAGATCGTCAAGAGAATCACTGTCAAAATACAGTGACATCCGAATTGGCCAGGGAGAATCGCGCAGCTGAAAAGTCACATGATCATCGCCTGAGACAAGAGGTACAAGCTCCCTCTCCAGGAAACGGGAGAGGATCGAACGCCTCGATTCCCCTATTGTCAAATCATAGGGAAGGAGGGTTGCTCTTCTGTCATACCTGACCTGCCACACACGGTTTTTGAAGAGAAATAATGAAAACCCGCTTCCGTAGAAAAAAACAACGTTGTCTTCATCCTCTTCAACACCCCGCTGGGGCCGGATATCCAGGGGGACGGCCTGAGCCTGAAAAAGATTTTCAATTGTCAGTCCGAGAAAGGATTCTCCGTCGGAAGTATCAAATGCTGTAAGATTTGAAACAGAGAGAAGAGCAAAGAGAATCAACAGCAGCTTTTTATTCATGAGAGAATAGTAGCTGATCTG
This window of the Spirochaeta isovalerica genome carries:
- a CDS encoding sensor histidine kinase, with protein sequence METCFATPERTRDRELAEEIKALSGSALMQVFIKSINCLFAVLDGNRQIIALNDHYLSYLNRIPAESILGLRIGESLKCIHSTEMEGGCGTSRHCRSCGAALAITTAIASDEPIERECALELEENGERKDLFFHVKCEPFYLENRKFYLLFLNDITKDQQRKMLEKTFFHDFNNILGGLSTSAYMLSKGIRSDQVIDSIYSTTNVLVKEVEIQRCLMGNNLDYYKKTLYPLFLTDTFEKLNNIFREKAESQGTTIVYSAAPSVGNIKSDEALLIRIISNMINNALEATGEGDTISLKAHRDEDIVKITVRNPGFIPEDVQLRIFQRNFSTKSRTGRGLGTYSMKLFGEKVLGGRIGFTSTEREGTEFYLSLPS
- a CDS encoding type I 3-dehydroquinate dehydratase gives rise to the protein MAKICLVLTAPTMEENRRILERNLSLVDMVELRTDLLEESQYSLVPSFPGQSGVPVVLTCRKNCDGGNWTGAEEERMALLELWLDGGFAFIDIEMDVEPGPLSGKAAAMNTEIIRSFHDFDGVPEDLVETMNRFDGVMAKGAVYPRSSEDLFRLIEAAQQLKKERKSPFILLGMGNFGFPTRILAEKIGSFLTFCSDSEAPSGAPGHCTALDLNSIYRFRKISGKTVINSIIGNPVSQSRSPHLHNGWYEKEGLDAVYVPFLTDSPQWFMKTAELLEINGSSVTVPFKSDIIPLVDTTDKAVDAIGASNTIYRDGSGQWSATNTDAYGLIKPLLDTLGIADLKGRKAAVIGAGGAARAAVFALQDKGAQVAVFNRTLSRAEDLADQFGCVAYGLGPEYAAALREYSSIIVQTSSAGMPPLEDVDPVAFYSFDGTEVVYDIIYKPEVTRMMARAKEAGCRVLGGFTMLEEQAVLQFEIFHDGKLK